A portion of the Streptomyces platensis genome contains these proteins:
- the scpA gene encoding methylmalonyl-CoA mutase, translated as MEETTQQTGAVGEAPHGSPATTGAIPDFSTVELGGPVTADAGEAGEWAAAVQQATGKGVADLTWETPEGIDVKPLYTEADLDGLDFLGTYPGITPYLRGPYPTMYVNQPWTIRQYAGFSTAEESNAFYRRNLAAGQKGLSVAFDLPTHRGYDSDHPRVTGDVGMAGVAIDSIYDMRQLFEGIPLDKMTVSMTMNGAVLPVLALYIVAAEEQGVPPEKLAGTIQNDILKEFMVRNTYIYPPQPSMRIISDIFAYTSQKMPRYNSISISGYHIQEAGATADLELAYTLADGVEYLRAGIEAGMDVDSFAPRLSFFWAIGMNFFMEIAKLRAARLLWARLVQKFDPKNPKSLSLRTHSQTSGWSLTAQDVFNNVTRTCVEAMAATQGHTQSLHTNALDEALALPTDFSARIARNTQLFLQQESGTCRVIDPWGGSAYVEKLTHDLAHRAWQHIEEVEAAGGMAKAIDAGIPKLRVEEAAARTQARIDSGRQALIGVNKYRVETDEEIEVLKVDNSSVRAQQIEKLKRLRAERDEEACQKALRALTAAAESGPGEGLEGNLLALAVDAARAMATVGEISDALESVYGRHSGQIRTISGVYRDEAGPSSGVERTRSLVAEFERAEGRRPRILVAKMGQDGHDRGQKVIATAFADLGFDVDVGPLFQTPAEVARQAVEADVHIVGVSSLAAGHLTLVPALKEALAAEDREDITIVVGGVIPPADVQPLREMGAAAVFLPGTVIPEAAHDLVRDLASVLGHEL; from the coding sequence ATGGAGGAGACGACGCAGCAGACAGGCGCCGTCGGCGAAGCGCCGCACGGTTCCCCGGCGACCACGGGCGCCATCCCGGACTTCAGCACCGTCGAACTCGGCGGCCCGGTCACCGCGGACGCCGGCGAGGCCGGGGAGTGGGCCGCGGCCGTACAGCAGGCCACCGGCAAAGGCGTGGCGGACCTGACGTGGGAGACGCCGGAGGGCATCGACGTCAAGCCGCTGTACACCGAGGCGGACCTCGACGGGCTGGACTTCCTGGGGACCTACCCGGGCATCACGCCGTATCTGCGCGGCCCGTACCCGACGATGTACGTCAACCAGCCCTGGACGATCCGGCAGTACGCCGGTTTCTCCACGGCCGAGGAGTCCAACGCCTTCTACCGGCGCAATCTCGCGGCCGGCCAGAAGGGCCTGTCGGTCGCCTTCGACCTGCCCACGCACCGCGGCTACGACAGCGACCACCCGCGGGTGACCGGCGATGTCGGCATGGCGGGCGTCGCGATCGACTCGATCTATGACATGCGGCAGCTCTTCGAGGGCATCCCGCTGGACAAGATGACGGTGTCGATGACGATGAACGGCGCGGTACTGCCCGTTCTCGCCCTCTACATCGTGGCCGCCGAGGAACAGGGCGTACCGCCCGAGAAGCTGGCCGGGACCATTCAGAACGACATCCTCAAGGAGTTCATGGTCCGCAACACCTACATCTATCCGCCGCAGCCCTCGATGCGGATCATCTCCGACATCTTCGCGTACACCTCGCAGAAGATGCCGCGCTACAACTCCATCTCGATCTCCGGCTATCACATCCAGGAAGCGGGCGCGACGGCCGACCTGGAGCTGGCGTACACCCTGGCCGACGGGGTGGAGTACCTGCGCGCGGGCATCGAGGCGGGCATGGATGTGGACTCCTTCGCGCCGCGGCTGTCGTTCTTCTGGGCGATCGGCATGAACTTCTTCATGGAGATCGCCAAGCTGCGCGCGGCCCGGCTGCTGTGGGCGCGCCTGGTGCAGAAGTTCGACCCGAAAAACCCCAAGTCCCTGTCCCTGCGCACCCATTCGCAGACCTCGGGCTGGTCGCTGACCGCGCAGGACGTGTTCAACAACGTCACGCGTACGTGTGTGGAGGCGATGGCCGCCACCCAGGGGCACACCCAGTCCCTGCACACCAACGCCCTCGACGAGGCGCTGGCGCTGCCCACCGACTTCTCCGCCCGTATCGCCCGCAACACCCAGCTGTTCCTCCAGCAGGAGTCGGGCACCTGCCGGGTCATCGACCCGTGGGGCGGCAGCGCGTACGTCGAGAAGCTCACCCACGATCTGGCGCACCGGGCCTGGCAGCACATCGAGGAGGTCGAGGCGGCCGGCGGGATGGCCAAGGCCATCGACGCGGGCATCCCCAAGCTGCGCGTCGAGGAGGCCGCGGCGCGGACGCAGGCGCGGATCGACTCGGGGCGGCAGGCACTGATCGGCGTCAACAAGTACCGGGTGGAGACCGACGAGGAGATCGAGGTCCTCAAGGTCGACAACTCCTCGGTGCGCGCCCAGCAGATCGAGAAGCTGAAGCGGCTGCGCGCCGAGCGCGACGAGGAGGCCTGCCAGAAGGCGCTGCGCGCGCTGACCGCGGCGGCCGAGTCCGGTCCCGGCGAGGGGCTGGAGGGCAATCTGCTGGCGCTGGCGGTGGACGCGGCCCGCGCGATGGCGACGGTCGGCGAGATCTCGGACGCACTGGAGTCGGTCTACGGGCGGCACTCCGGCCAGATCCGTACGATCTCCGGTGTGTACCGAGACGAAGCGGGCCCCTCTTCCGGTGTGGAGCGCACCCGGTCGCTGGTGGCCGAGTTCGAGCGCGCCGAGGGGCGCCGGCCGCGCATCCTGGTGGCCAAGATGGGCCAGGACGGCCATGACCGCGGCCAGAAGGTGATCGCCACGGCCTTTGCCGATCTGGGCTTCGACGTCGATGTCGGCCCGCTGTTCCAGACGCCGGCGGAGGTGGCCCGCCAGGCGGTGGAGGCGGACGTCCATATCGTCGGGGTGTCGTCGCTGGCGGCCGGCCATCTGACGCTGGTGCCGGCGCTCAAGGAGGCGCTGGCGGCGGAGGACCGCGAGGACATCACGATCGTGGTGGGCGGGGTGATCCCGCCGGCGGACGTGCAGCCGCTGCGGGAGATGGGCGCCGCCGCGGTGTTCCTGCCCGGCACGGTCATCCCCGAGGCCGCGCACGATCTGGTGCGGGACCTGGCGTCGGTCCTCGGCCACGAGCTCTGA
- a CDS encoding methylmalonyl-CoA mutase subunit beta: MTAESPELPLAAAFPDADRAQWHRLVEGVLRKSGVAEATGPAAEDALATDLQDGIRVRPLYTAEDGTAALGHPGFPPFVRAGRPEGTTVAGWDVRQRHVHTDPQRANESVLADLENGVTSVWLTVGDGGVPVAGLEQALRGVYLDLAAVVLDAGADFAAAAEELLRLYTASGAPLREAAGCLGADPLGLLARTGDDAKLRLQLESAARMAARCAAEAPGVRALAVDALPYHEAGGSAAEELGTSLATGVAYLRQLTGSGLGIDDACRQLEFRYAATADQFLTIAKLRAARRLWARVAEVCGASPAASAQRQHAVTSTVMMTRRDPWVNMLRTTVAGLSAGVGGADAVTVLPFDAALGLPDAFARRIARNTQSVLLEESHLSKVIDPAGGSWYVENLTDELARAAWAWFQEIEGAGGQAAALRSGMIAGRLADTWERRSEDLAHRREPVTGVSEFPHLAEPPVHREPAPAPIGGGLPRVRRDDAFEQLRARSDARLAASGARPKVFLAALGPVATHTARVAFAANLFQAGGIETVAEPAPVDAESVAEAFAASGARIACLCASDAVYGEQAAAVAAALKSAGALRVHLAGKPGERRDEFAAAGVDSYVFTGCDAVEVLSSALDVMEVA; encoded by the coding sequence ATGACCGCCGAGTCCCCCGAACTCCCCCTGGCCGCAGCCTTCCCGGATGCCGACCGCGCACAGTGGCACCGCCTCGTCGAAGGTGTGCTGCGCAAATCGGGCGTCGCAGAAGCAACGGGCCCCGCCGCCGAGGACGCGCTCGCCACCGATCTCCAGGACGGCATCCGCGTCCGCCCGCTCTACACCGCCGAGGACGGTACGGCCGCCCTGGGCCACCCGGGCTTTCCGCCCTTCGTACGGGCCGGCCGGCCCGAGGGCACGACCGTCGCCGGGTGGGACGTACGCCAGCGCCATGTCCACACCGATCCCCAGCGGGCCAATGAATCGGTGCTGGCCGATCTGGAGAACGGCGTCACCTCGGTCTGGCTGACCGTCGGTGACGGCGGGGTGCCGGTGGCCGGGCTGGAGCAGGCGCTGCGGGGGGTCTATCTGGACCTGGCCGCGGTGGTGCTGGACGCGGGGGCCGATTTCGCGGCGGCCGCCGAGGAGTTGCTGCGGCTTTACACCGCGTCCGGTGCGCCGCTGCGTGAGGCGGCCGGCTGCCTGGGCGCCGACCCGCTCGGTCTGCTGGCCCGTACGGGTGATGACGCCAAGCTGCGCCTCCAGTTGGAGTCGGCCGCCCGGATGGCCGCACGCTGCGCCGCCGAGGCACCCGGTGTGCGCGCGCTGGCCGTCGACGCGCTGCCGTACCACGAGGCGGGCGGTTCGGCCGCCGAGGAGCTGGGCACCTCGCTGGCCACCGGCGTCGCCTATCTGCGGCAGCTGACCGGATCCGGCCTCGGCATCGACGACGCCTGCCGGCAGCTGGAGTTCCGCTATGCCGCCACCGCGGACCAGTTCCTGACGATCGCCAAGCTGCGGGCGGCCCGCCGGCTGTGGGCGCGGGTCGCCGAGGTGTGCGGGGCCTCCCCCGCCGCGTCCGCGCAGCGCCAGCACGCGGTCACCTCCACGGTGATGATGACCCGTCGGGACCCGTGGGTGAACATGCTGCGCACCACGGTCGCCGGTCTGTCCGCGGGCGTGGGGGGCGCCGACGCGGTGACGGTGCTGCCGTTCGACGCCGCGCTGGGCCTGCCCGACGCGTTCGCGCGGCGGATCGCCCGCAACACCCAGTCCGTGCTGCTGGAGGAGTCGCATCTGTCGAAGGTGATCGACCCGGCGGGCGGCTCCTGGTACGTGGAGAACCTCACCGATGAGCTGGCCCGGGCCGCCTGGGCGTGGTTCCAGGAGATCGAGGGGGCCGGCGGCCAGGCCGCGGCACTGCGCTCCGGGATGATCGCCGGCCGGCTGGCCGACACCTGGGAGCGCCGTTCCGAGGACCTCGCGCACCGGCGCGAACCGGTCACCGGTGTCAGCGAGTTCCCGCATCTCGCCGAGCCGCCGGTGCACCGCGAGCCGGCGCCCGCGCCGATCGGCGGAGGGCTGCCGCGGGTGCGCAGGGACGACGCCTTCGAGCAACTGCGGGCACGCTCCGATGCGCGGCTGGCGGCGAGCGGTGCCCGCCCCAAGGTCTTCCTCGCCGCGCTGGGCCCGGTCGCGACGCACACCGCGCGGGTGGCATTCGCCGCCAATCTGTTCCAGGCGGGCGGTATCGAGACGGTGGCCGAGCCGGCGCCGGTGGATGCCGAGTCGGTGGCCGAGGCGTTCGCGGCCAGTGGCGCGCGGATCGCCTGTCTGTGTGCGAGCGACGCGGTGTACGGCGAGCAGGCGGCGGCCGTGGCGGCCGCGCTGAAGTCGGCGGGTGCGCTGCGGGTGCATCTGGCCGGCAAGCCGGGCGAGCGGCGGGACGAATTCGCAGCGGCCGGTGTGGACTCCTACGTCTTCACGGGCTGCGACGCGGTCGAGGTGCTGTCCTCGGCCCTGGATGTCATGGAGGTGGCGTGA